The Solea solea chromosome 19, fSolSol10.1, whole genome shotgun sequence genome has a window encoding:
- the zgc:63972 gene encoding protein CutA homolog isoform X1, with protein sequence MKFCTVCHLHSRTLEMTSNRMEWLIQRCHNQEAPCHSVCRSVLFVSCMLFVLSICMSPGLWSIGVQLRSVITGSYVPGHHSIVLLNSPNEQAVKDMGRAIMEKRLAASVNILSRTSTMYYWKGEIQDANEFLMLVKTKTSRIQQVTDYVRSIHPYANPEVLSFPVEDGSLAYLKWMDEAIPDD encoded by the exons ATGAAGTTCTGCACAGTTTGTCACCTACACAGTCGGACTCTGGAAATGACTTCCAACAGAATGGAGTGGCTTATTCAGCGGTGCCACAATCAAGAGGCGCCGTGTCACTCTGTGTGTCGGTCGGTGCTCTTCGTATCTTGTATG CTCTTTGTCCTCTCCATATGCATGTCTCCTGGATTGTGGTCTATTGGCGTCCAGCTTCGTTCAGTCATCACAGGGAGCTATGTTCCTGGGCACCACTCCATCGTTCTCCTCAACAGCCCCAACGAACAGGCAGTCAAGGACATGGGGAG GGCAATCATGGAGAAGCGGCTGGCAGCCAGTGTTAACATTCTCTCCAGGACGTCCACAAT GTACTATTGGAAAGGCGAGATCCAGGATGCAAATGAGTTTCTGATG ctgGTAAAAACAAAGACCTCCAGGATCCAGCAAGTCACAGATTATGTGAG GTCCATCCATCCCTACGCAAACCCAGAAGTCCTCAGTTTCCCAGTGGAGGACGGCAGTCTGGCTTATCTGAAGTGGATGGATGAAGCCATACCAGATGACTGA
- the zgc:63972 gene encoding protein CutA homolog isoform X2 produces the protein MKFCTVCHLHSRTLEMTSNRMEWLIQRCHNQEAPCHSVCRSVLFVSCMLFVLSICMSPGLWSIGVQLRSVITGSYVPGHHSIVLLNSPNEQAVKDMGRYYWKGEIQDANEFLMLVKTKTSRIQQVTDYVRSIHPYANPEVLSFPVEDGSLAYLKWMDEAIPDD, from the exons ATGAAGTTCTGCACAGTTTGTCACCTACACAGTCGGACTCTGGAAATGACTTCCAACAGAATGGAGTGGCTTATTCAGCGGTGCCACAATCAAGAGGCGCCGTGTCACTCTGTGTGTCGGTCGGTGCTCTTCGTATCTTGTATG CTCTTTGTCCTCTCCATATGCATGTCTCCTGGATTGTGGTCTATTGGCGTCCAGCTTCGTTCAGTCATCACAGGGAGCTATGTTCCTGGGCACCACTCCATCGTTCTCCTCAACAGCCCCAACGAACAGGCAGTCAAGGACATGGGGAG GTACTATTGGAAAGGCGAGATCCAGGATGCAAATGAGTTTCTGATG ctgGTAAAAACAAAGACCTCCAGGATCCAGCAAGTCACAGATTATGTGAG GTCCATCCATCCCTACGCAAACCCAGAAGTCCTCAGTTTCCCAGTGGAGGACGGCAGTCTGGCTTATCTGAAGTGGATGGATGAAGCCATACCAGATGACTGA